Genomic DNA from Magnolia sinica isolate HGM2019 chromosome 4, MsV1, whole genome shotgun sequence:
TCCGACTTCTCGCCATACACGATTTCTTTATATAACACAACACTACTTATcttagtttaaatttttagttcaTTCACTTTTATCTAGTCTTATTGCAGAATGTTCAAAGTTTAAGATAAACTCAAATTATTGTTGTTTAATGCCATTAATGTAGAACACTTATAAGTAGCATAAATATTCACAACCCATAATAGTCATATCCCGACCAGCCAAATTCTTACTTGGAAAATACACCTTAGTTACATTCCGTTGTCAATCCACTTTAGTTGTTTGCCCATACATACGATTAGaggtatttatgtatttattttgttTATCCATTGATTGTATTGAGCTCTagttataaattaataaaattatcattttagactttagtttttaattatttttatcaaCCGTTATATTATTGGGAAAGTGCGACTCATTTACTCGGGTTAAAAAGTTTAATACTTTAAGGACTAAGCCTTCTCTTTTTTTAAATCACTCGATGGATGCAACATAGGTGGTTGGATGGTGAGGTCGACATTTACAAGTTTGATTTTACGACAGATTTGGCGCTTAAAGTCGCAGGTAGTCAATCGAACTCGAGTTTGGTATAACTTTTACACGTAGACACCATCCTTGAGCTGTTCATTAACCGCTGGGTTAGGTGTTTTATTAAATAGCAACAAATGATGCCTTGACTagaaaatcaggccgatctaaTGATAAGATCAGCCCGGCTTTTTATTGGTTTGACCAATTGGATAAGTTCGCTAAAATCAGATCCAACCATGGCAAGGATAAGTTctctaagcccacatgcatgtgcaataaagctatGATATGGGTTAACATAGCATTATAGGTCCAATATCCAATCCACCCATAAGAACTGTACCACTGCATTTGATGCCATATCTCTAGAATTAGGTTGATCCGTTAGTCGGCTGGACCACAGTTTGCAGAACAAATGTACAGCTCAGAAAACTTAGCTGAAGTGTTCTAGCTGTGTTTCAAATaatagggcccacatgctgattaaACCAGAATTATTTCTAACAGGTAAAGGATCTgatcaacctgatggatggtttgatctCTGGCGTGTACACGAGCTTTATTGCACCCACCTGTTCTCTTAGCAAAGCTCAGAATCAAGCGGCCCAGATGTTGTGCACATGTGCATCTTCGCACGTGCGGGAGTCGACTGCCAAAGTGTGTATTCCCCACTGTGCATGTGACCACACGTATTGTGATCACAGCCGTTGGTCTGGTAGGCCCCCAACTGGGTGGTCTATAAGCTGAAAATCTTGCCGTCTAGACACAATATGTGGTCTGATTGTCATGGTTTCCGAGGTTGAATGAGGACCGTTGCTCCATTGGAGTTAAACGCCCAGTAGCTACGAAACCCAGTTGCCTCGTCTCTTTGGTTATGGGCCACCCAAGTCGTGGGCCACTAAATAAGTGGCCCTGATCATGGTACTCAAGCTTGCCTACAAAGCATTTCCccgaaaaataaaaattcctcaTTTTGCGGATGACAGCCTAACCTAGCTGGGCTGAAGCTGGGTGGCCTGGCCTCGCCAGTGTAAATGCTATAAGTGCCCCCTAAAGCGACCATTTCGCTCTCTCACACTCTAtcgtccatgccgttcatttCACAAGCGTAGGTTGATAAGAatcgttgatctggtgggccaccatatcgATGTACCAAAGCACAAGCATCAGTAGGAGCCTTTTTTCCGTACGCACTTATCTTTTACCATTCATTTCTAGACCACTGTGGGAGCATGATGATCTGATCACCTTGATTTAACTATTTAGTACTGTGGGTCGGTGGATTAACATCATTAAAAGAAATAGGAATTCCTTACTTCTCAAGTGGCCCAGTGAACTTGGGGtattccatccatgatggggtaATTAGAATCAATGGCCTGGATTTTAGAACCGTTGGATCAATCAATCGTACGAGTGTCACTTATGATTATATGACCACTAATCCAATGAGGCATGTGGATTGGTTACAACCGAATAATTGTTATGATTGCATGGATTCTTGGACCCATAAATCATGCTTTTCATCTCACCAAGCGGGAAATAAGTTCACAAAAACGATCgtttgaaaaaaaaaggatacATGGTCCATATTCAAACTACAAGTGTGGCCTCTCTGATTGTTTGGATCTGTATGATTTTGAAGATAATGGATGTTTATGCTTTTCCTCAACAAACCAACGTCACGGATCAAAAACTCGTGTGGCAAGTCCGCACATGATCCGCGATGCAATCCGTCCATCTCATGCGATCCTTGGTTCCTACACTCATGAGTTTTCTCACTCGAAGGTCTTCGCAAGCTCCGTTTACCCAACTCTCAAACCTGGCTGGAGGCAAACCAAGTACCAAACCCCTCACCATCTCTTGCGCGCATGACGCACCCCGGCGTAAATTAACATAATACCCTTCTGATTTATTTATGTCTGATGATGGTACCTCGTCCTTCATCCCATCTTTCTCCGAACGACGTCGCCgacggagaagaagaagaataaaaacccAAAAACCAGTTTCTCGGAAAGCAAGTTTCCAAACGCGTAAGTAAGATTTCACTCTCGGATTCTTATTTCCCACCCCCTCTAATCCGTCTTCAtttcatttgaatttcaatcacatctccttctttctcctgCCAAAATCGTTTTCTTGTTTTTCTCGGAACACATTAAATTAGGGTTTCTAGGGTTTCAATTCCTTTGGAAAGAAATAGGGTTTCTTTCCTTCCCAATAGATTGAATTCTGCCTAGAGCTAGGGTTTCCACATCTTCCAGCGCTTTCTGATGATGGTCGATTGATTGACGACCACGATGGTGCGGCTTTTGGGACTCAACCGCACGTCCGAGCCGGACGAGTCGCCCCGTGAGATCACCACCCGGACGATCTCAACGATTGGCGGAGATGGCGGCGGCGGCAGTGGCGAGAGCGGTTGGCTCATCCGATTCTTTGACTCCGACTTCTTTTGTGAGTGGATTGCTGTCAGCTACCTCTACAAGCACGACCACCCGGGTGTTCGTGATTACCTCTGCAATCGCATGTACACGCTCCCTCTCTCCGGCATCGAATCTTACCTTCTTCAGATCTGCTACATGCTCCTCCACAAGCCCAGTCCCTCCCTCGACAAGTTCGTCATTGATATATGCTCCAAATCCCTGCAAATTGCCTTAAAGGTTCATTGGTTCCTTATGGCTGAGCTCGAAGACTCGGATGAGGATAATGAGGGCATCAGCCGGATCCAAGAGAAATGCCAGATTGCTGCCACGTTGATGGGCGACTGGCCCCCGCTCGTCCGCCCGCCAACCAGGAACCAACCCATGATCAACCGGATACTCTCCTCGAAGCCAAAATTCCTGTCACTGACCTCGTCCCCACCAGCCGCCAGTCCTACCCAACAGCGGTCGATGTCCTTCACATCCCCCTCGTCAGCTACCAACTTGTTCCAGGATGAGGGGAGCGACAAGAAGGTCTCATCAGACGAGAATAAGCTGTTTAAGAAGTTCATGCCTGGCACAAAAGTCCGCGATGCTCTTTTCTTCCGGAAGTCGGTGGACAAGGAGGAGGTAGAATCAGATAAGGACGGGTTCTTCCGAAGGCTTCTTAGGGATAGTAAGGATGCAGAAGAAGAGCTTTCATCGAGCACGGATGGGTTTTTCAAGCGGCTGTTTCGTGATAGCAAGAATGATTCGGAGGATAAGGCTGGTGGTGGTTCGAAGTCAGGGGAAGAGGATGAGAAGGATGAAGAGCTTACGTCGAGCACAGATGGGTTTTTCAAGCGGCTGTTTCGTGATAACAAGACTGATTCGGATGAGAAGGCTGGTGGTGGGTCGAAGTTGGGGgaagaggatgagagagaggggTTCTTCCGAAGGCTTTTTAAGGAGAAACACGAGGAGAAGAAAGATGCGAATGAGAGGACAGAGGATGAAGAGAGGGGGAACGGGAGTATCGAGGAAGAGGAGCCCTCGGATTTTTTGTCTTTCAGGAGGTTGTTTAGGGTGCATCCAGAAGATGTAAAAAGTCCATCAGCGAATGAAAATGGCAGTGCTGGTGGTCCGTTTGAGAGCAGTCCGGGGACTGAGAATTTTTTCCGGAGGCTgttccgagaccgagaccgatcAGTGGAAGATTCAGAGCTCTTTGGTTTGAAGAAGCACAAAGAGGTCAGTGTATTATTTATCTGAATGTGGGTTTCACTTGCTTTCGTAATTCTTCTTTGATGCTGCTAGACCATTAGCTCTTGGTGCCAATTATGCTGCTCAATAGCTGGTAGTCTTACATCACTTGAAATACTTGGTGCGTCTTTTCTAGATGTATTTATCACATTTCGACAAGTGCTTCTGTCTTCCTTTTGGTTATCAAACACAGGTTTCAGCTTCAGTTGGTTttttgaattctgatttgatgcaACTAAATGGCCACGCAAGTTGGTTGATCTAAGATCTGCTGACTCCAACCGTTCAGATTGTCTCGATTGATGATCTGGGACCAAATCAACGCCTGATGATCAATTGGATAGGATCAATGGTTAGCTTGCAATGTGGTGCCCATGGGATCAATCATATATGGTCATCACTTTTAcagtgtttatttatttaattagttTTTAGGGTGAGATATAAGTCATGATTAgttaatattttctattttcgTCACTTTCTTGGCGGGCCACTTTTCGGGTACCAAATGATGTCCGAATGATACAAAATTGGTCCCATTTGATAGCCCGTTAAGTTAGCTTTCAAACGAGCCCAAAGGCATGCAATTCTAACTTCGTTTGAGTGAGTGATGACCCATTTACATAAGGGCCATATGGTAGTGATTGGATTTTGGGGCAATTTGGTTATTTTTTGTTATTAGGGCTTCTTTCCTTGGAGTTTCTTTCTTTGGTTCTATTCTGTAGAAGATTTGGAGAGGGGGTTTATCATTTTTCTAGCATTTGGCTAGAGGATTCTTGGGTTCTTTCCCACaacctctttcttcttttttttggcctATTTGCATCCCCTTTTGGGGCATGCATTATGATTTCTGTTATTATGCTTGCAGTATCTAGTAATGTTGATACTGTTAATTCTTATATTAGGTTTTACCTAGTTTTGATTTTGAGAAATTATGCTAGTTTGTTTGGTGCActttatcatcattatcatcatcatcatctaagcattatcccaattaattggggttgccTACATCAATCATGTTTCGCCATTCCACTCTACCAAGGGCTAGAACTTCAGTTCAACCATAGGTCGTCAAGTGTTTTCTTGCTACCTCCCtctatgtccttttgggccttcctcttGCCTTTTAGAGCCCTCAACATATATAAACTCACTTCGATCGTTCACtgcttgtttgtgaagaagatttGGGGTCATTTTCTCGGTCCTTTTTCGTATTAGTTGGGTTATGCCGAAAGCAATGGAGGATCTTCCTTGGGCGTGGCATGGAGGAATGACGGGGAATTCGGTCAAGGCTAGGTGGAGACTTCTAATCATGGCTATTATGTGGGTTGTTTGGGAGCAAGAAATGCTTGCTGTTTTTGTAATGTAGCCATGCCCGTTGAAGAAGTTATTTCTAGAATCAATTATCTTATTTTGGGTTGGATAAATTATGTAAAAGCAAGTCTAATCTGGCTCTTGGGCTTctctctactttttttttttgacttgtATTCTTTCCTCGCCTTTTGGCATGCCTTTCAATAAAGTTATTGCTACctctcccaaaaaaaaataaaaataaaaattcaactcACTCCGAATTGGCGTGGTCCTTGGTcttcgttgcacatgaccaaaccatctaagtctactttccctcatcttgttactTATTACTTATTAGTAGTACTCTTAAGtaccctcgaatgcattcatttataattctaTACTTCCCCGTCTAGCAACTCATCCagctcaacatcctcattttagttACACGTTGTTCTTTAATTGCGCAATATTGTCCCGTAAAGCGTGGCTGGTCTTATAGTTATCTTATAAACTTTaccttttagtttgagtggtacacaacgagtgcataaaactctagaggcacatctccatttcttccacctagcttgaattctatgggcaacatccttctcaatcacTCCACTCATGAATTATTTACCCAAGGTattgaaaatggtcattttggggaACTTTTTGGTCAGCAATCTCAACTACCCCCTTtttttcactcctattgttactaaaattgcactccatatgctTTGTTTTAGTTTggctaattttaaatcctttagattctaaatcaTCCCTCCATAAATGTAGCTTTGTGCTTACACCCCCTCTCATCttctcaatcaaaactatgtcatctacaaatAACATGCaacatgggatctcttcctacaaTTGCCTTGTTATCTCGTCCATAACCACTGTGAAAAGTTACCGGTTTAATGCTGGCCCCTGGTGTAAGCTCAtggtaattgggaactcacttctCTCTACTAGtgatcctcacatttgttactacTCCCTCattcatatccttaatcatgtcaatatatcttGTTGAGACTCCTTCCTTTGCCAACACTCAACAGATTAACTCTATAGGGATCCTATCATATGTTTTTTTAAGTCagtaaagaccatgtggagaatggagatccttcctcctctccctatatttctccatcaatgtctaagtaggaaaatagcttcaatgGTAAACCTCCTAGGCATGAAACCAAAGATTCAATAGACTAATGGTGCAGTACGTCTGGATTACACACATGTATGTCAAAAATTGAGTACCTTTCACTTCATTTGACCTGCTTTTTCTGAGTTGAATATGCTAAACAAGTAGTCAATCCTTACTAAGGTATTGAGTATTGGTATTGACCTGTCGGATTGGATACGGGATACTGGCCCATAATGGCTGGAAAATTTTTTTGGCTGTAAAAATTCCCAAAAAgtattggattttttaaaataaaaaaattggatggatccCAAATatgtttctattttatttttattgtgtgtgtgtgtttggaaCATGTATTTGCTGGTGTAACAGGCCATTATTTGGTCAGAATGTTGTTTGTCAGGCAGTGTTAGCTTGGCCTGCTGAAAGTTGACCAAATATGCCCTAATTGAAggcaaatcaagcatgatttgacgGATTAGGGCCTGTTACATGTAGTTACAACAAAAAGATGGAAAAAATGGTTCTTTACCCTTTCTTCTCATATTTTGCAAAATGGTCCACGCCACTTCGATGTTCATTGTAGCTGACTCTAATATTGTGTTTTGATCTTCAAAATAGGTGTAAGATCTAGTTTATAATTGCTTTCTTACCTTCATAGTTGAAATGGAGAATGAATTGGAAAAACgagagaaaaattgaaaagaaattcAAAATGGGGGTGTGATGGCTGCATTGGTCTTGTAATGGTGCTGCTACTGGGTGTATCAGCCTGCAATGGTGGATACGGGCCAATACATGCCATTTTTTCATAACGGACTGGTTCACCCCTGTATCGCATGGTGAGGGTGATCAATACATAATGGCCGATATGGCATAATGTAACCGTTTTCAAAACGACAATCCTAACTCGAGAAATAATTTACTGCAATGTCACCCATATGGCAACGGCATGGACATATGAATTCTTTATATAATTGTAGACTAAAGAATCTAAAAAAATGACAAAGTGTGTACTCATGACTTATCCAGTGGCAACGTGGCATTCATTGATTAACAGTATAAATTGGTGGAGCTTCCTCTAATCTTTTTTGTATGATTTGGTGTTCTTGTTTTGAGTACAATAGGATGGTTTTGAGTGGTCTTGTTAGTGGCAGAGGGCATATTTTatggacaatcattctcaatGCCATGTTCTTGGGAATTTTGAAGGGAAATAAACCAAACATTTAGGGTTgatttgcctttcaaaaaaaaaaaaaacctaagatgTAATTACTTCTTTTATGTTGGTTGACTGTGTTTAAAAAGGGAATATGGGGTTTCAACATCTAAGATTTGTTGGAAGTTGGTGGCTAAAGGAAAGTGTGGTAAACAAAAGTTAGAATGGAAGACATCATTTGTTATATGATTTTCTCTTCTTTGGGATTAGGTTATTCCCAAGATTTAGCCATCTCCTTTTGATGGTGCTCCATTGAGGAGCACTTAAAATGAATACTGTGAGAAGTGATGAACCAAGCCTAGTTGTTCCAATTCCCCAGGATGAGGAAGcatggtgagaaagtctcctactacttttttatttttattttttatttatatgagATTTCTTCGTTGTATTTGTTAGTGTGTTAGGTTTCCTAGCACAATTTTTAGGTCTGTGATCAATGAGTATCCTCATCAAGAAGGTTAAGTTATGGAGACTTCTGGTACCTGCCTTTCTCCATGCTATTTAATTTTTATGGAAAGAAGGAAATTCATGAATCTTGATAACTACACGGTATCTTTAGTTTAAATTGGTTTGGACTGTTGCGGAGGAGATGGGTCATTGGTTCCCATTTATGATTTGTTCATGATCTGTTCCTCCTAGTATTACTTTTCACCAGTGGTTGTAATATATATTGAGGATTTTGATGAAACAAAGGTCTATgattctttaggtttaggaaagggCCACCTGGGCAAATCCAAGAGGGCGATTCCTTTCTAATCAGTAACTATTTTTAAGCTATTGCTTTTGATCTACAGTATGTTTGGTTCAACTCAATTTAGGCCATCTCAACCAAAGTGATTGTAAGTTCCCTGAGTACAAGCTTTTGCTTTTGTTACCATCATCGTCGAGTGGTCTAAATGTATATCATGGATGCGTGTGTCATGGGTGCATCCCATATCAAGTTGGGAAAAGCGTAACTTTGTTAGGTTCAGCAAAGACAGCCCCAAGTAAATCTAGGCTCAATGTTTTTTCCTGATCTCAGTAGCTTCGTATCACCAAACTACAGAAGGTACTGGTTCTTCCAAAGCCAACCCCCCCACCATGTCCAATATTAACACGTCTTTTTTGTCACCCCTGGCCAATCGTAAGAAATCCGTATTGTTTTTTGTTGTTCTTTCCACATTAAGCTGTTGAGCTCTAGTTTAGAAAAATTCTTTATGACCTTTCAATTTGCTTCATAACATGCTTATGCTGAGATTTCTATCATTTGGCACTTTTTCTATTTTATGATTATAGCATTCTCAGTCAGTCTgctcatttttcaaattttttttttctctacatGGCAGAAGCGACCTGGATCACCAAAGCAAAGGAATGAAAAATCATACTCAAAGCCACCATTGCCCAATAATATCACTTCTCAGATTCGGAAGGGGACTTATCACGTCTCGTTGGAGTTTGTTCAATCATTATGTGAAACATCGTATAATTTGGTGGATGTTTTTCCAATTGAAGATCGCAGAAGTGCCCTTCGGGAGGTCGCTTATAACCTTTTCTTGTGTCACTTTGCTTCATCGAAGATTTTATTTTCTGCTTGCAGTTAGCATATGTCAATCTTTTATAGGCTGATATGACGGTTCTTGTTTTGCTAGTCTCTTGCGGAGATCAATTCCCTTATTTCTGCCGCTCAGAATAGTGGAGGTATTTTTATTGGATCTTAGTTGATATGCAACTTGATTTTGATGCTGATCTGTAGTGCAAGTATCTATTTATGTGTTGCTACACTcccccaaacacacacacacacacacacacacacacaaaggttTAAAAATTTACTTTGATATACACCAAATTTGTTAGGAAAATAGGCCTGTCATGCATTGTTAGGTTTGTGAAAACAGATGCTATATCATTTTTGAGTGATACTATGGTGATTCACTATCACTTATGACATGTCCTACTGCATTAAGGGGGGCAAGAAACAAACAGTTCCGTGGGGCCTGTTGTGTTGTGTGTGCGACATCCACTCTGCCCATCACTTCCGGcagataaaatttttttttttaaggtaatgatattATTAAGCAGGGACCAAGATGGTCCAAAGAATACAAAAACAATCACTTTACAAAAAGTGGGTCCTGATCAATATCTCTGATAGAGATTGCAACCCTATCCTTTACATCCAACCTAGCTTTCTTAAAAACATCCAGGTCTCCCCCACTAGAATTTCGAAAGCAGCTATTGTTATGTTCCTGCCATAACATTCAAATGCTGGCTTGTAAGGCCAACCTCCAACATCTCTTTCCGATCTTCCAACCCCTCCACCCTGCTACGAAAGAGTGAAATCCTTAATTGATGCAGGCATCACCCATTTGACCCTGAAGCATCCCAAAAAGCTCTCCCACACCATTCTCGCAAATGGACAATGGATGAATAGGTGATCAACCGATTCCTCGTTCCTCTTTGTACGATGGTCAAATATTAGTAATTGTCATTCTCCTTTTTCTTAAGTTGTCAATTGGAAGCATGTTTTCCCAACCCACCAGCCAAAGACAACACAAAAGCCTTTTGAAGAGGTCCTGTAGGACCATAGGAGGGAGGAATGTGATGCTTCATTAGATTATCCCCTGTTAGCAACAGGTGGAAGGATTGAACTGAGTACCAGTTGGACTTGTCTTCAGACCAAACCATTACATCCAATGTCGACAGAGGGGCATATACCTAATAGGCGTTTCGACAAAGAGAGgaattcttcctcttcttccaacCGGAAGCCTTTCCGGCAGGAGGGAGTCCACACGACCCCGGAATTGGACAACGAGCAGCAAAAGCTAGCTGTAGCTCTTAGATCCAAGGCAATACTTGCTAGACGTGGGAAATCATCACTCGGCCTTCTATCTTCTATCACACAACCCCACATCCTCCCAAATTTTGATTCTTCTCCCATCACCTAGAGCAAACCTTATGCCCTCGAACTTCTTCCTCAGCCTGGATATAGCTTTCTACAACCTAGTAGCTCTATATAAGGATGATTCTTTCAACCACCAACTCCCTTCCGTTACCCCATATTTCCTTATAGTTACTTGCTTCCATTGACTGCCCTCCTTCATCCCATATCTCCAAAGCCACTTTCCTAACACCACATCATTCATGACGTCCAGCTTCTTGATACCCGCACTGCCATCTCTAAATGGTTTACAAACGCTCTCCCAATTGATCGGTTGAAACTTACTCTTATCCTCAGTCACTTGCCATGAGAAGTTGCGTCTTAGCTGATCTAACCTATTCAGGACTTTCCTTGGGCACTTGAATAAAGACAAAAAGTAGATCAGGAGATTTGATGGTGCTGCTTTGATATGAGTCAGCTTTCCCCCTATAGAGAGATGTGATGTGAGCCCAGAAATCAGGCCGATcaaccacagggaacaatgaggCTGGAGAAACACCatcgaaaccttcttggggcgactgaagttttggatcaggctgatatttggtttttttccttcatcctggtCTTACtctataaatagtttggatgccatataaatttcacggtgggcccaacgaaGTTTCAATGGCAATGGTGGATGTCCTCATTCCTagtgttccctgtggtgtggcccacttaaattttttttttaatcaacctGAGTGTCGGGCTCacatactaaaatgagatggtgcAAGTGATGGATGGAGGGGTGTcatgtacatcattgtggggtcgaTAGGGTTTTTTGTTTTATAAGTAAATCACCCAGGTGGCCAAATGAATCTCCTCAGCATTACTCATCATTTTTTGGTTGGTAACGGTAGGGCATCATATTGGAGACTCCTTGGCCAATGGTTTGGCCAAGGAAGGGGAGTGGATGGAAGTCTTTCATGTTGGGGAGTCTCTTCTATTGCCTTGATGGTCATTGTCTCCATCTTTTCTATAAAAGGAAATCCGTTTGCTTATAATAAAACAGTGCTATGACATTGAAAAcagttctttattttatttttcaattgtcATGTTTCTTTCTAAAAGATGTTTCCAGTTTTCGAGGGAAAAAATTGAGAATGAGTTGCTAATAATTTTGAGGACCTGTTTGTTTTACCAATTACTATggtaatgtaaagaaaatgtgcaatgattacaaattactttacccGTCTCCTGACAACATCTATAATTAACCGCATATTCCTATGTTTGGTTTATTGAcgtaaaattataatgatgacaTTTTTATATTTCTTTAATGTCAAATTATCACCAAAATACACTGATGTCTCTATTTGGATTCAAAATTTTCACCTAATGCAATGAAAAAGTTTAATAGCTACAAATTCCTTTACCTTTCTCCTAAATACATCTATTTGCATTTGACTGATGATTCTGGCGTTTGGTTTGGTGGTGGTAAAGTCATAATGATGACACTTTACATTACAGGGGTAATTGGCAAAAAACATGCCTTGATATTTTAAAGACAACATTTCATTCACCCTTGGAGTTGTTAAAATTCATTACTGCTTAAACTTCATAAACATGTGGCCACAGGATTAAAATAACACTGTAGCTGCATTGTTTTGCCTAAATATTATTATGTATGATTGTAGGAGTGTGCTTTCCAATGGGCAAGGGAATGTATCGAGTGGTTCATATACCTGAAGATGAGGCTGTTCTTTTGAATTCCAGGGAGAAGGCACCTTACCTGATATGTGTCGAGGTTTTGAAAGGTGAAATTCCAAGGTATTTATGAGGTTGCATGTACCATTTGTGTATTGCTTGCACACTTCGTAATTTTTGTTGTTGCTAAATGAATGTATGTTCTGTGATGGATTTTATTTTCAATTAACAGGCTTTCAACTTGAATTCATTCaatattttgtttcttttctcaGCCATACAAAAGAGACATCTGATGCTCATAAACTTTCAAGAGGAGGGATTCCTTTAGCAAATGGAGATGCACAATT
This window encodes:
- the LOC131242603 gene encoding phosphatidylinositol 4-kinase beta 1-like isoform X1; this translates as MVRLLGLNRTSEPDESPREITTRTISTIGGDGGGGSGESGWLIRFFDSDFFCEWIAVSYLYKHDHPGVRDYLCNRMYTLPLSGIESYLLQICYMLLHKPSPSLDKFVIDICSKSLQIALKVHWFLMAELEDSDEDNEGISRIQEKCQIAATLMGDWPPLVRPPTRNQPMINRILSSKPKFLSLTSSPPAASPTQQRSMSFTSPSSATNLFQDEGSDKKVSSDENKLFKKFMPGTKVRDALFFRKSVDKEEVESDKDGFFRRLLRDSKDAEEELSSSTDGFFKRLFRDSKNDSEDKAGGGSKSGEEDEKDEELTSSTDGFFKRLFRDNKTDSDEKAGGGSKLGEEDEREGFFRRLFKEKHEEKKDANERTEDEERGNGSIEEEEPSDFLSFRRLFRVHPEDVKSPSANENGSAGGPFESSPGTENFFRRLFRDRDRSVEDSELFGLKKHKEKRPGSPKQRNEKSYSKPPLPNNITSQIRKGTYHVSLEFVQSLCETSYNLVDVFPIEDRRSALRESLAEINSLISAAQNSGGVCFPMGKGMYRVVHIPEDEAVLLNSREKAPYLICVEVLKGEIPSHTKETSDAHKLSRGGIPLANGDAQLPKPPPWAYPLWSPQDVHHNATDRLSRSTSQAIDQAMAHLWEAKVKFVHVDLSIEKQVIDSPRSSEDNDLEWVRVMLKADPGVNMEDIEDQEPPRRKDHRRVPSTIAIEEVKAAAAKGEAPPGLPLKGAGQDSSDAQPKVANGGLPKASDALSGELWEVKKERIRKASIHGKTPDWDMRSIIVKSGDDCRQEHLAVQLVSHFYDIFQEAGLPLWLRPYEVLVTSSYTALIETIPDTASLHAIKSRFPNITSLRDFFIAKYEENSPSFKLAQRNFVESMAGYSILCYLLQVKDRHNGNLLMDEEGHIIHIDFGFMLSNSPGGVNFESAPFKLTRELLEVMDSDAEGIPSEFFDYFKVLCIQGFLTCRKHAERIILLVEMLHDSGFPCFKGGPRTIENLRKRFHLSLTEEQCVSLVLSLISSSLDAWRTRQYDYYQRVLNGIL
- the LOC131242603 gene encoding phosphatidylinositol 4-kinase beta 1-like isoform X3; translated protein: MVRLLGLNRTSEPDESPREITTRTISTIGGDGGGGSGESGWLIRFFDSDFFCEWIAVSYLYKHDHPGVRDYLCNRMYTLPLSGIESYLLQICYMLLHKPSPSLDKFVIDICSKSLQIALKVHWFLMAELEDSDEDNEGISRIQEKCQIAATLMGDWPPLVRPPTRNQPMINRILSSKPKFLSLTSSPPAASPTQQRSMSFTSPSSATNLFQDEGSDKKVSSDENKLFKKFMPGTKVRDALFFRKSVDKEEVESDKDGFFRRLLRDSKDAEEELSSSTDGFFKRLFRDSKNDSEDKAGGGSKSGEEDEKDEELTSSTDGFFKRLFRDNKTDSDEKAGGGSKLGEEDEREGFFRRLFKEKHEEKKDANERTEDEERGNGSIEEEEPSDFLSFRRLFRVHPEDVKSPSANENGSAGGPFESSPGTENFFRRLFRDRDRSVEDSELFGLKKHKEKRPGSPKQRNEKSYSKPPLPNNITSQIRKGTYHVSLEFVQSLCETSYNLVDVFPIEDRRSALRESLAEINSLISAAQNSGGVCFPMGKGMYRVVHIPEDEAVLLNSREKAPYLICVEVLKGEIPSHTKETSDAHKLSRGGIPLANGDAQLPKPPPWAYPLWSPQDVHHNATDRLSRSTSQAIDQAMAHLWEAKVKFVHVDLSIEKQVIDSPRSSEDNDLEWVRVMLKADPGVNMEDIEDQEPPRRKDHRRVPSTIAIEEVKAAAAKGEAPPGLPLKGAGQDSSDAQPKVANGGLPKASDALSGELWEVKKERIRKASIHGKTPDWDMRSIIVKSGDDCRQEHLAVQLVSHFYDIFQEAGLPLWLRPYEVLVTSSYTALIETIPDTASLHAIKSRFPNITSLRDFFIAKYEENSPSFKLAQRNFVESMAGYSILCYLLQVMDSDAEGIPSEFFDYFKVLCIQGFLTCRKHAERIILLVEMLHDSGFPCFKGGPRTIENLRKRFHLSLTEEQCVSLVLSLISSSLDAWRTRQYDYYQRVLNGIL
- the LOC131242603 gene encoding phosphatidylinositol 4-kinase beta 1-like isoform X5, with product MVRLLGLNRTSEPDESPREITTRTISTIGGDGGGGSGESGWLIRFFDSDFFCEWIAVSYLYKHDHPGVRDYLCNRMYTLPLSGIESYLLQICYMLLHKPSPSLDKFVIDICSKSLQIALKVHWFLMAELEDSDEDNEGISRIQEKCQIAATLMGDWPPLVRPPTRNQPMINRILSSKPKFLSLTSSPPAASPTQQRSMSFTSPSSATNLFQDEGSDKKVSSDENKLFKKFMPGTKVRDALFFRKSVDKEEVESDKDGFFRRLLRDSKDAEEELSSSTDGFFKRLFRDSKNDSEDKAGGGSKSGEEDEKDEELTSSTDGFFKRLFRDNKTDSDEKAGGGSKLGEEDEREGFFRRLFKEKHEEKKDANERTEDEERGNGSIEEEEPSDFLSFRRLFRVHPEDVKSPSANENGSAGGPFESSPGTENFFRRLFRDRDRSVEDSELFGLKKHKEKRPGSPKQRNEKSYSKPPLPNNITSQIRKGTYHVSLEFVQSLCETSYNLVDVFPIEDRRSALRESLAEINSLISAAQNSGGVCFPMGKGMYRVVHIPEDEAVLLNSREKAPYLICVEVLKGEIPSHTKETSDAHKLSRGGIPLANGDAQLPKPPPWAYPLWSPQDVHHNATDRLSRSTSQAIDQAMAHLWEAKVKFVHVDLSIEKQVIDSPRSSEDNDLEWVRVMLKADPGVNMEDIEDQEPPRRKDHRRVPSTIAIEEVKAAAAKGEAPPGLPLKGAGQDSSDAQPKVANGGLPKASDALSGELWEVKKERIRKASIHGKTPDWDMRSIYFKKLVSHSGYAHMKS